One Dokdonia sp. Dokd-P16 genomic window carries:
- a CDS encoding cryptochrome/deoxyribodipyrimidine photo-lyase family protein, producing the protein MKNAQKTSLKIHQIIKREVNIVWFKRDLRLHDHLPLYNALQEGKPLLLLYILEPSLEADPHYSNRHFNFIKESLQDLQRELQAFNSKILIVHDEVVSAFKELIKHYKIHTVFSHQETGLRITYDRDLVLEAYANDLKIVSLENKFGWVEFANNGVQRKLKNRVGWSEDWEWFMKQPQIPFQPKNNQLLSIDDINDLEDNFKKVSLQTPASSPFQKGGTTTAMRYLASFLHDNRYLNYAKHISKPSLARKSCSRLSPYIAWGNVSIRQVYQEAKHFRESCKNKRAIDGFTSRLRWQAHFVQKFEMEDSMEFVSVNKGYHNLSKSVNVEFQKAWKQGKTGYPLVDACMRCLCETGYLNFRMRAMTLSFFTHNLWQPWQDATYHLAQQFLDFEPGIHYPQIQMQAGETGINMLRIYNPVKNSYEHDENGEFIKKWIPELVNVPVAYIHEPWTMSVLEQQFCNTVIGEDYPAPIIDIKKTAKYAGDILWKLKDDNIVKRDAYRILRRHTLANRNNFD; encoded by the coding sequence ATCAAGAACGCGCAGAAGACATCATTAAAAATCCATCAAATTATTAAAAGAGAGGTAAACATAGTATGGTTTAAAAGGGACTTGCGCTTGCATGACCACCTACCCTTGTACAATGCTTTGCAAGAGGGTAAGCCGCTGCTTTTACTTTACATTTTAGAACCTTCACTAGAAGCAGATCCTCACTATAGTAACCGTCACTTTAACTTTATTAAAGAGTCATTGCAAGATTTACAGCGTGAATTACAAGCATTTAATTCTAAGATTTTGATTGTTCATGATGAAGTGGTTTCTGCATTCAAAGAACTCATTAAACATTATAAAATCCACACCGTTTTCTCACATCAAGAAACAGGCTTGCGTATAACTTATGATAGAGATCTTGTTCTAGAGGCATATGCAAATGATCTAAAAATAGTGTCACTAGAAAATAAGTTTGGATGGGTAGAATTTGCAAATAATGGAGTGCAACGCAAACTTAAAAATCGTGTAGGATGGAGCGAAGACTGGGAGTGGTTTATGAAACAACCGCAGATTCCTTTTCAGCCCAAAAACAATCAATTACTATCAATAGATGATATTAATGATCTAGAAGATAATTTTAAAAAAGTCTCTTTACAAACACCTGCATCTAGTCCTTTTCAAAAGGGAGGGACGACGACAGCGATGCGTTATCTGGCGTCATTTTTGCATGATAATCGATACCTCAATTATGCAAAACATATTTCAAAGCCTAGCTTAGCTCGAAAGAGCTGTTCTAGGTTATCACCTTACATCGCTTGGGGAAATGTGAGTATACGCCAAGTGTATCAGGAGGCAAAACATTTTCGCGAAAGCTGTAAAAACAAACGCGCCATAGATGGATTTACTTCACGATTGCGATGGCAAGCACATTTCGTCCAAAAGTTTGAAATGGAGGATTCTATGGAATTTGTAAGTGTAAACAAAGGATACCATAACCTCTCAAAAAGTGTGAATGTTGAGTTTCAAAAAGCTTGGAAACAAGGTAAAACGGGATATCCACTAGTAGACGCATGTATGCGATGTCTATGTGAGACCGGCTACCTCAATTTTAGAATGCGTGCTATGACGCTATCTTTTTTTACACATAACTTATGGCAACCTTGGCAAGATGCAACCTATCACCTAGCCCAGCAGTTTCTAGATTTTGAACCAGGTATTCACTACCCTCAAATACAAATGCAAGCGGGTGAAACAGGTATAAATATGCTGCGCATATACAACCCGGTTAAGAATAGTTACGAGCATGACGAAAATGGTGAGTTTATAAAAAAATGGATTCCAGAATTGGTAAACGTACCCGTCGCATACATCCATGAACCGTGGACGATGAGTGTTCTTGAACAGCAATTTTGTAATACAGTGATAGGTGAAGATTATCCTGCACCTATAATTGACATTAAGAAAACAGCAAAGTATGCAGGAGACATATTGTGGAAGCTTAAGGATGATAATATTGTAAAGCGAGATGCGTATCGTATCTTAAGACGACACACGCTCGCAAACAGAAATAATTTTGATTAA
- the pnuC gene encoding nicotinamide riboside transporter PnuC, which produces MSQIFDFLFGQYATYDTLDIVLELIAAVFTIASVVYSKQNNVLVFPTGMICTAIFVYLLLKWGLLGDMMINGYYFVMSVYGWYVWTKKVDGIAVTPITRTTRKEHLLSAIIFITSAIFVYIVYIIFDKIEHWTSYVDMITTGIFFVGMWLMAKRKIENWIYWIIGDIITVPLYFYKGLTFSSILYFALTIIAIFGYLAWKKNLDKSVVIA; this is translated from the coding sequence ATGTCGCAGATTTTTGATTTCCTTTTTGGGCAGTATGCCACATACGACACCTTAGACATTGTCTTAGAACTTATAGCTGCGGTATTTACAATCGCATCTGTAGTCTACTCAAAACAAAATAACGTTCTCGTTTTTCCAACTGGGATGATTTGCACAGCAATCTTTGTGTATCTACTTCTCAAATGGGGACTACTGGGAGACATGATGATTAATGGATATTACTTCGTTATGAGTGTTTATGGATGGTATGTCTGGACAAAAAAAGTAGATGGCATTGCGGTCACTCCTATTACGAGAACTACTAGAAAAGAGCACCTACTATCTGCTATCATTTTTATAACATCTGCGATTTTTGTGTACATCGTGTATATCATTTTCGATAAAATTGAACACTGGACATCTTATGTAGATATGATCACCACGGGAATATTTTTTGTAGGCATGTGGCTCATGGCTAAACGTAAAATTGAGAATTGGATTTACTGGATTATAGGTGATATCATCACAGTACCTCTTTATTTTTATAAAGGACTCACTTTCAGTAGTATTTTATATTTTGCACTCACTATCATTGCCATTTTTGGATATTTAGCATGGAAAAAGAACTTAGACAAGTCAGTAGTAATTGCATAA
- a CDS encoding 3-ketoacyl-ACP reductase: MKYIIYLITILITTQLLSQTTYVVDAVSKTPVSFATISFGDGRGTFAGDVGEFTFISSKYKDIDSLYISAIGFKEQAFAAASLPKKIFLAPEASLLSEVIVTAEKKGKYKKKKHKETTHTNYYNCWLPTVESEVAVLFNREDGKSSKIAQLWIPINSEKEYRKKGNMKFSTLFRIQFYKNENGLPGTPVIHRDIVFRVSEQDDEMYELDIDKYQIFIPRDGIFASLQVLGYADKEGKLIQTKKYNEIETPRGIQKVSVTFRPLLPFTSELPSQKTYVRRVFFNDKKWQVFDRTYNEHSALVKTGNVNYGMGALLHIYQE; the protein is encoded by the coding sequence ATGAAATACATCATTTATCTAATAACGATTCTCATCACAACACAACTACTAAGTCAAACGACTTATGTAGTTGATGCAGTGTCAAAAACACCAGTATCCTTTGCTACTATTTCTTTTGGTGATGGAAGAGGAACGTTTGCAGGCGACGTTGGTGAGTTTACTTTTATTAGCTCAAAATATAAGGATATAGACAGTCTGTACATTTCGGCTATAGGTTTTAAAGAACAGGCCTTTGCTGCCGCTAGCTTACCCAAAAAGATTTTTTTAGCTCCAGAGGCTAGCTTACTTTCTGAAGTTATCGTTACCGCAGAAAAGAAAGGCAAATACAAAAAGAAGAAACACAAGGAGACTACACACACTAATTATTATAACTGCTGGCTCCCTACCGTAGAAAGTGAGGTTGCTGTTCTTTTTAATCGTGAGGATGGAAAATCTTCAAAAATTGCCCAACTGTGGATTCCTATAAACTCAGAAAAGGAATATCGCAAAAAAGGTAACATGAAATTTTCTACCTTGTTCCGCATTCAGTTTTATAAGAATGAGAATGGACTGCCTGGGACACCTGTAATTCATAGGGATATTGTTTTTCGCGTAAGCGAGCAAGATGATGAGATGTACGAGCTCGATATAGATAAATATCAAATCTTTATTCCTAGAGACGGGATTTTTGCCTCCTTGCAAGTACTAGGGTATGCAGATAAAGAAGGAAAGCTTATACAGACTAAAAAATATAATGAAATTGAAACTCCTAGAGGAATTCAAAAAGTATCTGTTACTTTTAGACCTCTATTACCGTTTACAAGTGAATTGCCATCACAAAAAACGTATGTGAGAAGAGTCTTTTTTAATGATAAAAAATGGCAGGTCTTTGACCGTACTTACAATGAGCATTCAGCGCTTGTAAAAACTGGAAATGTAAATTATGGAATGGGTGCATTACTACACATTTATCAAGAATAA
- a CDS encoding DASH family cryptochrome: MDTALVWFRNNLRVQDNSSLTHAIASGKRIIGLYCFDPKQFQIGDFGFKKTEKYRAQFLIETVQNLKKNLNNLNITLIVTHEHPEVAIPELIEQHDISEIYSQKEWTHEENEVTHAVEEKINNVKHHLYFDQFLFHPEDIPFDTFGDIPQVFTQFRKKCEKESSVQPLQEKIEALPSENLLDEESDIPNLQELGLDTFTKDHRSAFPWNGGEDEAWSRLNDYFWNTKKLQYYKKTRNGLVGEDYSSKLSAWLANGSISARQIYWEVKKFEKEIISNQDTYWLIFELIWRDYFKYVSLKHGNDLFKIGGILNKEYDWKRNDKAQREWIHGNTTYDFVNANMIELKETGWMSNRGRQNVASFWAKEQQQDWRVGAAYFESILIDYDVHSNWANWMYNAGVGNDPRDRKFNIKRQQEMYDGNGKFVRLWTQNELF, encoded by the coding sequence ATGGATACCGCACTGGTATGGTTTAGAAATAATCTACGCGTACAGGATAATAGCTCACTGACACACGCAATTGCTTCAGGCAAGCGTATTATTGGGCTATATTGTTTTGACCCTAAACAATTTCAAATTGGCGATTTTGGGTTTAAAAAAACGGAGAAATATCGCGCTCAATTCTTGATTGAGACTGTTCAGAATCTCAAAAAGAATCTCAACAATCTCAACATCACTTTGATTGTAACTCACGAACATCCAGAAGTAGCTATACCAGAACTCATAGAGCAACACGACATCTCAGAAATCTACTCTCAAAAAGAGTGGACGCATGAAGAAAATGAAGTTACCCATGCGGTCGAAGAAAAAATTAATAACGTAAAACACCACTTATACTTTGATCAGTTTCTCTTTCATCCCGAAGATATTCCTTTCGATACTTTCGGAGACATTCCTCAAGTATTCACTCAATTCCGTAAAAAATGCGAGAAAGAAAGCAGTGTCCAGCCTTTACAAGAAAAAATCGAAGCGCTTCCTTCAGAAAATCTACTCGATGAAGAAAGCGACATACCTAACTTGCAAGAGCTAGGCTTAGATACTTTTACTAAAGACCATCGCTCTGCTTTCCCATGGAACGGTGGAGAAGACGAGGCTTGGAGCCGTCTAAATGATTACTTCTGGAATACAAAAAAACTACAGTACTACAAGAAAACACGCAACGGACTCGTAGGCGAAGATTATAGCTCAAAGTTGTCTGCATGGCTGGCAAACGGATCTATATCTGCACGCCAAATTTATTGGGAGGTAAAAAAGTTTGAAAAAGAAATTATTTCAAATCAAGATACATATTGGCTCATTTTTGAATTGATATGGAGAGATTATTTTAAATACGTTTCTCTCAAACACGGGAATGACTTGTTTAAAATAGGCGGGATTCTGAATAAAGAATACGACTGGAAGCGTAATGATAAAGCCCAGCGTGAATGGATTCATGGCAATACAACATATGACTTTGTAAATGCCAATATGATAGAACTCAAAGAAACAGGATGGATGTCTAACCGTGGTCGTCAAAATGTTGCGAGCTTTTGGGCCAAAGAGCAACAGCAAGACTGGCGCGTAGGCGCTGCTTACTTTGAAAGTATCCTCATAGATTATGACGTGCATAGCAACTGGGCAAACTGGATGTACAACGCAGGTGTAGGAAACGATCCTAGAGACAGAAAATTCAACATTAAAAGGCAGCAGGAAATGTATGATGGTAATGGCAAGTTTGTAAGACTATGGACTCAAAATGAATTATTCTAA
- a CDS encoding cryptochrome/photolyase family protein, producing the protein MSTLRLILGDQLNHKHSWYQEQSDDIIYFMAEMRQETDYATHHIQKVVAFFKAMREFSDWLTSQGHRVIYYTLDAPENTQSLTNNIEQLIKENNISLFEYQLPDEYRLDEMLSRFRESVTIEVKSYDTEHFMTSRTDLTSFFEGKKLFTMEYFYRMMRKKYDVMMINDKDPEGGKWNFDHSNRNKWKGDTLIPIEKTFDTNVSSIVKLIESAGVKTIGRIDEKNFAWPTNRKESLEVLDYFCEHLLVHFGDYQDAMDPDQAYLYHSRLSFAMNSKILDPQEVIKTVINYWRAHQEEINISQVEGFVRQILGWREYMRGMYWKEMPAFATTNHLENHNPLPDFYWTGKTKMNCLKCSVNNSLDNAYAHHIQRLMITGNYALLTMCDPAQVDEWYLGIYIDAIEWVEITNTRGMSQWADGGKIATKPYVSSGSYINKMSNYCKGCHYKVSKKTGEDACPFNSLYWNFLNEKQEYFKGNNRMSMMLSLLNKMDKKTLQAHQERAEDIIKNPSNY; encoded by the coding sequence ATGAGCACTTTACGACTTATTCTGGGCGATCAGCTCAACCACAAGCACTCTTGGTATCAAGAGCAATCTGACGATATCATTTACTTCATGGCAGAAATGCGCCAAGAAACAGATTATGCTACACATCATATTCAAAAAGTTGTCGCCTTTTTTAAAGCAATGCGCGAGTTTTCTGACTGGCTTACATCTCAAGGACACCGCGTGATTTATTACACCCTTGATGCTCCTGAAAACACCCAAAGCCTCACTAACAACATTGAGCAACTTATCAAGGAAAATAATATATCACTATTTGAATACCAACTTCCAGATGAATATCGGCTAGATGAAATGTTATCACGCTTTCGCGAAAGCGTAACCATCGAAGTAAAGTCATATGACACAGAGCATTTTATGACTTCTCGAACGGATCTCACTTCGTTTTTTGAAGGTAAAAAGCTCTTCACCATGGAATATTTTTACCGCATGATGCGCAAGAAATATGACGTCATGATGATAAATGATAAAGATCCCGAAGGTGGTAAGTGGAATTTTGACCATAGTAACCGTAATAAGTGGAAAGGAGATACTTTAATCCCTATTGAAAAGACTTTTGACACAAATGTCTCCTCTATTGTAAAGCTCATTGAAAGTGCTGGAGTTAAAACTATAGGACGCATAGACGAAAAGAATTTTGCATGGCCTACCAATCGTAAAGAATCACTTGAAGTGCTTGACTATTTCTGTGAGCATTTACTAGTTCATTTTGGCGATTATCAAGATGCCATGGATCCAGATCAAGCCTACTTATATCATAGCAGATTAAGCTTTGCAATGAATAGTAAGATTCTAGATCCTCAAGAAGTTATTAAAACGGTTATAAACTACTGGAGAGCACATCAAGAAGAAATAAACATTAGTCAAGTAGAAGGTTTTGTTAGGCAGATTCTAGGATGGAGAGAGTACATGCGAGGGATGTATTGGAAAGAAATGCCAGCATTTGCGACGACTAATCATCTTGAGAATCATAATCCACTACCAGATTTTTACTGGACAGGAAAGACTAAGATGAATTGTTTAAAATGCAGTGTCAACAATAGCCTAGATAACGCTTATGCACACCATATACAGCGATTAATGATTACTGGTAACTACGCTCTTCTTACTATGTGTGATCCAGCACAAGTAGATGAGTGGTATCTCGGGATTTATATTGACGCTATAGAATGGGTTGAAATCACAAACACTCGCGGAATGTCACAATGGGCAGATGGTGGTAAAATTGCAACGAAACCCTATGTTTCTAGCGGAAGTTACATCAACAAGATGTCTAATTACTGTAAAGGATGTCACTATAAGGTGAGTAAAAAGACAGGCGAAGATGCATGTCCTTTCAACTCATTATATTGGAATTTCTTGAATGAAAAACAAGAATATTTTAAAGGAAACAATCGCATGAGTATGATGCTAAGTCTTTTAAATAAAATGGATAAGAAGACATTACAAGCACATCAAGAACGCGCAGAAGACATCATTAAAAATCCATCAAATTATTAA
- a CDS encoding thiamine-binding protein, with the protein MQISVDLTFSPLQNDYEMYIISIIKRLRDSGLTIVENPLATQVYGDYDKVMTTLTKEMKRSFEEIGIGLFYIKIVKTDRSDYVADF; encoded by the coding sequence ATGCAAATCTCTGTAGATCTTACTTTTAGTCCGCTACAAAATGATTATGAAATGTATATCATTTCTATTATAAAGCGACTACGTGATTCTGGTCTTACCATTGTAGAAAATCCTCTTGCCACTCAAGTATATGGGGACTATGACAAGGTGATGACTACACTTACTAAAGAAATGAAGCGCAGCTTTGAGGAAATAGGCATCGGTCTATTTTATATTAAAATTGTAAAAACAGATCGCTCTGATTATGTCGCAGATTTTTGA
- a CDS encoding AAA family ATPase — MEKELRQVSSNCIRICLIGPESSGKSTLSRKLAQHYNAPLVLEYAREYLQNLWDKEQKICRPMDLLPIAKGQIKLENAAVSNATNLVICDTDLLTTKIYSEAYYDGWCPELLEKMALENKYDLYLLTYIDTPWEKDDLRDRPERREEMFNYFKHTLEKYKKPFILVKGTVPERMVTATKSINTLLV, encoded by the coding sequence ATGGAAAAAGAACTTAGACAAGTCAGTAGTAATTGCATAAGAATTTGCCTTATTGGACCAGAAAGTAGTGGGAAAAGTACGCTTTCTCGAAAGCTAGCTCAGCATTACAACGCACCCTTAGTGCTAGAATATGCAAGAGAATATCTTCAAAATTTATGGGACAAAGAGCAAAAGATATGTAGACCTATGGATCTACTACCCATTGCCAAAGGCCAGATAAAACTAGAGAATGCTGCAGTGAGCAATGCTACAAACCTTGTTATTTGTGACACAGACTTACTCACCACAAAAATATATAGCGAAGCATACTATGATGGATGGTGTCCAGAATTGTTGGAAAAAATGGCGTTAGAAAATAAATATGATTTGTACCTTTTAACGTACATAGACACTCCTTGGGAGAAAGATGACTTAAGAGATCGCCCAGAAAGAAGAGAGGAAATGTTTAATTATTTTAAACATACCTTAGAGAAGTATAAAAAACCATTTATTCTTGTAAAAGGCACTGTGCCAGAAAGAATGGTAACTGCTACCAAATCTATAAATACACTTTTAGTTTGA
- a CDS encoding DUF4301 family protein: MNITDQDIEHITNLGVTREQVEEQFQILKEGIPFANLRSAATKGNGLIVLNPEEEKQLVQHYEDSKSAIHPLKFTPASGAATRMFKFLFEFVEDYNPKEGSINAYINKKGVPELRLFFVGLESFPFYKKIRARIKDKYGKDGADINENRLRFVKIMLEEKELNFGKKPKGLFPFHSYKKYVAAAFEEHLFEGALYATKDTVARLHFTVSKEHQKRFSKRFDKRKDYIERKTGMTFDISYSYQDSATDTVALTETNTLLRDQEGKLIFRPGGHGALINNLNKQDADIIFIKNIDNVVVNKYKTQVAYYKKMLAGKLLSLQATSFEYLKKIDSQSDLLDSERIEIAAFLENDLFLRLPTNYKSLENAAQTDLLRKLLDRPIRVCGMVKNEGEPGGGPFWVIDEDGTESLQIIESVQINPDDKEQQEILKNATHFNPVDIICGVKNYKGEKYDLLKYVDYKAGFIASKSYQGRKIKALEHPGLWNGAMAHWNTIFIEVPLVTFNPVKTVNDLLKPAHQVK, translated from the coding sequence TTGAATATCACAGATCAAGACATAGAGCACATCACAAATTTAGGTGTAACCAGAGAGCAAGTTGAAGAGCAATTCCAGATACTCAAGGAAGGAATTCCATTTGCAAACTTGCGAAGTGCGGCAACAAAAGGAAATGGTCTTATTGTGCTCAATCCAGAAGAAGAAAAACAACTAGTACAACATTACGAGGATAGTAAAAGTGCAATACATCCATTAAAATTCACTCCAGCATCTGGTGCTGCTACGAGGATGTTCAAATTTCTATTTGAATTTGTAGAAGACTACAATCCAAAAGAGGGAAGTATTAACGCATACATAAATAAGAAAGGTGTTCCAGAGTTAAGATTATTTTTTGTTGGCTTAGAGAGCTTCCCTTTCTACAAGAAAATAAGAGCACGCATTAAAGACAAGTATGGAAAAGATGGTGCAGACATCAATGAAAACAGATTGCGTTTTGTAAAAATAATGCTTGAAGAAAAGGAGCTTAATTTTGGAAAAAAACCTAAAGGATTATTCCCTTTTCACAGTTATAAGAAATATGTTGCAGCAGCTTTTGAAGAGCATCTTTTTGAAGGTGCTCTGTATGCAACAAAAGACACCGTTGCCCGACTTCACTTCACAGTTTCAAAAGAACATCAAAAGAGATTTTCAAAACGTTTTGATAAACGCAAAGACTATATAGAACGTAAGACAGGAATGACCTTTGACATATCTTATTCTTACCAAGACTCAGCTACAGATACAGTAGCCCTTACCGAAACTAATACACTTTTAAGAGATCAGGAAGGAAAACTCATATTTAGACCTGGAGGGCACGGAGCTTTAATAAACAACTTAAATAAGCAAGATGCAGATATTATATTCATTAAGAATATTGATAACGTCGTTGTAAATAAGTACAAGACTCAAGTTGCTTATTATAAAAAAATGCTTGCTGGAAAGTTACTTTCACTTCAAGCAACATCTTTTGAATATCTAAAGAAAATTGACAGTCAAAGTGACCTTTTAGACAGCGAGCGTATAGAGATTGCGGCCTTCTTAGAAAATGATCTATTCTTAAGGCTTCCTACAAACTATAAAAGTCTTGAAAACGCAGCACAAACAGATCTTTTGAGAAAATTACTAGATCGCCCTATACGCGTGTGTGGTATGGTAAAAAATGAAGGAGAACCAGGAGGCGGCCCTTTCTGGGTGATTGACGAAGATGGTACTGAGAGTTTGCAAATTATAGAAAGTGTGCAGATTAATCCCGATGACAAGGAGCAGCAGGAAATTCTTAAAAATGCTACACACTTTAATCCAGTAGATATCATTTGCGGTGTAAAAAATTACAAAGGAGAGAAGTATGATCTTCTCAAATATGTAGATTACAAAGCAGGATTTATCGCATCAAAAAGCTACCAAGGAAGGAAAATTAAAGCACTTGAACATCCAGGACTTTGGAATGGTGCAATGGCACATTGGAACACTATATTTATAGAAGTTCCGCTAGTTACTTTCAATCCTGTAAAAACGGTTAATGATCTTCTTAAACCAGCTCACCAAGTAAAATAA